In Antennarius striatus isolate MH-2024 chromosome 10, ASM4005453v1, whole genome shotgun sequence, one DNA window encodes the following:
- the frmpd1b gene encoding FERM and PDZ domain-containing protein 1 isoform X2 — protein MEEKERCRSRSPSRGASRVQQVVGTIIRRTRESLSRERLLGDGRSQRSNSLSNQNFQAKLTLQINRDPVLDSSTGHGFTMTRNPPLLVRDVITGSPADGILFPGDQVLQINDTALEDLSNEQVDIIVRDLEDCITVTILRHMTNPKSSIMSAEKRARLRSNPVKVRFAEEVLVNGHTQGNSLLFLPNVLKVYLENGQTKAFKFDTTTTVKDIVLTLKDKLSIRAIEYFSLVLEQQYSITKLLLLHEDELIQKVVQKKDSHDYRCLFRVCFIPKDPSDMLQDDPSAFEYFFLQSVGDVLQERFALEMKCNTALRLAALHMHERLDSCGHTRTSIKSITKEFGLDSFISPTLLGNMREKDLRKAISYHLKKIQSLLEPRQKVISATQARLAYLTQLGELISYGGRSYAATMMLQDREVSVNLLVGAKYGMSQVINHKLNMISTLVEFSSITRVELLSESDKVSLLRISLHDMKPFALFMDSLAAKDLGCLLGGYYKLLVDPNVSVFRLGRPKVRVHRIPAEEGYVSRCCSDSDDSTDEDDPMDAQGYKCPDPASQDWEERRREEEEKRKEEERKEREEYRGKQEVKIIVTTEGKESESEEDRGATGSGLHKFSVMDEEMNLESGWYHTDPRVTSSFSSLSSSSLSAALEDSNATATVSPSVDARNGPHISENLPNMDIHQPYLQEPKRNKGPLRPTNLNYSGIDNSCLCFADLSKSDFLPSPPGATSDDDDDEDDEEEDEKHGIEKLRRISKIPSSRDLRMIDSMPFERSSIKRKKKTPPKVPLRTSSIPGHKSGHAEQRLSKDEESVFLTPSPNPKPSLHSKETTSDSEDEFFDAQERFTPPVPDLSDMELADQWNANRLSGTKNGFSGLQGKVLSSPLASEVQFSMKKKSEEHRGPTNPDTNQQPSASKPSQKPEVKVKPPLASKPQIPPKPHIILPKSPQHGRSYSHCNGDASGRLSSDLLEMEPDTMEFKSLASGTGRLPLSSPLITAVRYSQQPQQIARVEERTKKKENNPKQNEDLIHENGVLIISNVKPCIPDEKETPEAEGKNSESLLHTKKPLNLPPISGSKCCSKLTLPPPVPPKPTSASNFHPLSLPASSPVSPTDPTKGILKDSISPSNGNRPWSSRNGNVQSAPRRVSLSHESLSPKNTDAPLTLTTSLTSTNSKGVGCLENKEPGRSGSGSDLRTSSSSLGGRLPASSLRGKIQALPWYMTRSQEILGTLDYPSTSSINGDTSGFGSGLSVASGLSDLNKTPVKEKESMSSKSGGKNNILEDGVEVVIATIKEVKEVASHLKKSSGTNGSHPNLSFKDNSSHHGSVSSEQPQSRPHSAVGLGGVSSMQIGGDSPTSSLADSTPPQQHRESCGCRTVYANCFSGDTEDGVSFDEELTIYEFSRRTCPKPTQASPVSSPTTPSPNPNILSLLKDNPRPLSTLSTASSELSPLVSCPVSPTTSLGCPLRSLTNKNYGRLKGGFTSLRHDIDQLLIVLEKGGLEQPQQICHDSKQDITGMKVEPDLNHNGNEGSTTPEPGFSCTGTSTTAMTEAERSLLQAEARRLASGCQRATRVGWAPDEALRSLSNSFSALVQLSAACLRTNPCPGCDICHNASLVHKDEVDDNQEPMEKLKEIVGLYREFVVAVETAGTGARVGGRSTDLTESGRGQGESDGVRLLAKRCTVLISSVFALTQLFRTQTIGSTDTPRHVPLNF, from the exons atggaggagaaggagcgaTGTAGGAGCAGGTCTCCATCTCGGGGGGCCAGTCGGGTGCAGCAAGTGGTGGGAACGATAATACGTCGCACTCGAGAGTCGCTCAGCAG AGAGCGATTGCTAGGTGATGGGAGGTCACAGCGCTCCAACAGTCTGTCCAATCAAAACTTCCAGGCCAAGCTGACGCTCCAGATCAACAGGGACCCGGTCCTCGACAGCAGCACGGGACATGGATTCACCATGACCAGAAACCCACCCCTGCTGGTCAGGGATGTCATTACAG GGAGTCCAGCAGATGGGATACTGTTCCCAGGGGACCAGGTGCTGCAGATTAATGATACAGCGCTGGAGGATTTGAGCAACGAGCAGGTGGACATCATCGTAAG GGACTTGGAGGATTGTATCACGGTGACAATCCTGAGGCACATGACA AATCCGAAGTCATCCATCATGTCGGCTGAGAAGCGGGCCCGTCTGAGGAGTAATCCGGTCAAAGTGCGCTTTGCAGAGGAGGTGTTGGTCAATGGGCACACTCAG GGAAactctcttctcttcctgccCAATGTCCTGAAAGTCTATTTAGAGAATGGACAGACAAAGGCCTTTAAGTTTgacaccaccaccactgtcAAG GACATTGTTCTGACTCTGAAGGATAAACTGTCCATCCGGGCCATTGAGTACTTCTCTCTGGTGCTAGAGCAACAATACAGTATCACTAAACTACTGCTGCTGCACGAGGATGAACTCATACAGAAG GTGGTGCAGAAAAAAGACTCCCATGACTACAGATGTCTGTTCAGGGTGTGTTTCATCCCCAAAGACCCTTCAGACATGCTGCAGGATGACCCCTCTGCATTTGAGTACTTCTTTTTACAG AGTGTTGGCGACGTGCTGCAGGAGAGGTTTGCGTTAGAAATGAAGTGTAACACAGCACTTCGCCTGGCTGCCTTGCACATGCATGAGAGACTAGATAGTTGTGGACATACCAGGACCTCTATTAAGAGTATTAC GAAGGAGTTTGGCCTCGACAGCTTCATCTCCCCCACTCTACTAGGCAACATGAGGGAGAAGGACTTGAGGAAAGCCATTAGCTACCACCTCAAAAAGATTCAATCCCTGTTAGAGCCACGCCAGAAG GTAATATCTGCTACTCAGGCTCGTTTGGCCTACCTCACTCAGCTGGGAGAGCTCATCTCATATGGGGGACGATCCTATGCTGCCACAATGATG CTTCAGGACAGGGAGGTGTCAGTCAACCTGCTTGTGGGAGCAAAGTATGGAATGAGCCAAGTCATCAACCACAAGCTCAACATGATTTCTACTCTGGTGGAGTTTAGCAGCATCACGAGAGTGGAGCTGCTGTCGGAGTCGGACAAAGTCAGCTTGCTGCGCATCTCACTACATGATATGAAG CCATTTGCCTTATTCATGGACTCTCTGGCAGCCAAAGACTTAGGGTGTCTGCTGGGAGGCTACTACAAACTCCTTGTGGATCCAAATGTCAGTGTCTTCCGACTGGGGCGCCCAAAAGTGAGGGTGCACCGTATTCCTGCTGAAGAAG GTTATGTGTCTCGCTGCTGTAGTGACTCAGATGACTCAACAGATGAAGATGACCCAATGGATGCTCAGGGTTACAAATGCCCGGACCCAGCAAGTCAGGACTGggaagaaagaaggagagaagaggaagaaaagaggaaagaagaagaaagaaaagagagagaagagtacagaggtaaacaggaagtaaaaataaTAGTGACAACAGAAGGTAAAGAAAGTGAGAGTGAAGAAGACAGAGgagcaacaggaagtggtctACATAAATTTAGTGTTATGGATGAAGAAATGAACCTGGAAAGTGGCTGGTACCACACTGACCCACGAGTCACTAGCAGCTTCTCCAGTTTGTCCAGTAGTTCTTTGAGTGCTGCCCTAGAAGACAGCAATGCTACAGCCACAGTCTCACCTTCTGTGGATGCTCGCAACGGACCACACATAAGTGAAAACCTTCCAAACATGGACATTCACCAACCTTACCTCCAAGAGCCAAAACGTAATAAGGGGCCCCTGCGGCCAACCAATCTAAATTACAGCGGAATTGACAATTCTTGCCTTTGCTTTGCTGATCTCTCGAAATCTGATTTCCTTCCCAGTCCACCTGGGGCTacaagtgatgatgatgatgatgaggatgatgaggaggaggatgaaaagCATGGAATAGAGAAACTCAGACGAATTAGTAAGATTCCTAGTTCAAGAGACTTGAGAATGATTGACAGCATGCCCTTTGAAAGATCatccattaaaagaaaaaaaaagacccctCCCAAAGTCCCATTAAGAACAAGCTCAATTCCTGGACACAAATCTGGACATGCTGAGCAACGCCTTTCCAAGGATGAAGAAAGTGTATTCCTGACACCTTCACCCAACCCCAAACCATCTCTACATTCCAAAGAGACTACCTCAGATTCTGAAGATGAGTTTTTTGATGCACAGGAGAGATTTACTCCCCCAGTTCCTGATCTATCAG ACATGGAGCTGGCTGATCAGTGGAATGCCAATCGGTTGAGTGGAACCAAGAATGGATTTTCCGGTCTCCAAGGAAAAGTACTATCTTCTCCGCTTGCCAGTGAAGTGCAATtctctatgaaaaaaaaaagtgaggaaCATAGAGGCCCCACAAATCCAGATACCAACCAGCAGCCTAGTGCATCAAAACCATCTCAAAAACCTGAAGTGAAGGTCAAACCACCATTGGCATCTAAGCCCCAAATTCCACCTAAACCTCATATCATTCTTCCCAAATCCCCTCAGCATGGAAGATCATATTCTCACTGCAATGGGGATGCCTCTGGACGTCTGTCCTCTGACCTCCTGGAAATGGAGCCAGACACCATGGAGTTCAAATCTCTTGCATCTGGGACAGGTAGACTCCCTCTCTCATCACCCTTGATAACAGCAGTGAGGTATAGCCAGCAACCACAACAAATTGCACGAGTGGAGGAAAGgacaaagaagaaagaaaacaacccGAAACAGAATGAAGATCTGATACATGAGAATGGAGTACTTATTATTTCCAATGTCAAACCATGCATACCTGATGAAAAGGAAACCCCTGAAGCTGAAGGGAAAAACAGTGAGTCTCTCTTGCATACAAAAAAGCCCCTTAACCTACCCCCTATCTCGGGTTCTAAATGTTGTTCAAAGCTAacccttcctcctccagtgCCTCCCAAACCCACTTCTGCCTCCAACTTTCATCCCTTATCACTACCGGCTAGTTCTCCTGTTTCCCCAACTGATCCAACCAAAGGAATCTTAAAGGATAGCATAAGTCCATCAAATGGTAACCGCCCTTGGAGCAGCCGCAATGGCAATGTCCAGTCAGCACCCAGGAGGGTGTCTTTAAGTCACGAAAGCCTGTCACCAAAAAATACAGATGCACCTCTTACCCTTACTACCTCCCTCACCTCCACAAACTCCAAAGGTGTGGGGTGCTTAGAAAACAAAGAGCCTGGAAGATCTGGATCCGGTTCTGACTTGAGGACCAGCTCTTCCAGCCTGGGAGGCAGACTGCCAGCTTCTTCCCTTAGAGGGAAGATCCAAGCTTTGCCATGGTATATGACCCGTTCCCAAGAGATTTTGGGAACTCTGGACTATCCCTCCACTAGCTCCATCAATGGAGACACGTCTGGGTTTGGCTCTGGTTTGTCTGTAGCTAGCGGTTTGTCAGACTTAAACAAGACCCCTGTTAAGGAGAAAGAGTCCATGTCATCTAAATCTGGagggaaaaataacattttggaGGATGGAGTGGAGGTTGTCATAGCCACCATAAAAGAGGTTAAGGAAGTGGCCTCACACTTGAAAAAGTCCAGTGGGACAAACGGCTCCCATCCTAATCTTAGTTTCAAAGATAACAGTTCACACCATGGTAGTGTTTCTTCAGAACAACCTCAGTCAAGGCCCCATTCAGCAGTGGGGCTCGGAGGTGTGTCTAGCATGCAAATTGGGGGTGACTCACCAACCTCCTCTCTTGCAGATAGCACTCCTCCCCAGCAGCACCGGGAATCTTGTGGCTGCCGTACCGTTTATGCAAACTGTTTTAGTGGAGACACTGAAGATGGCGTAAGCTTTGATGAAGAGCTTACCATTTATGAATTCTCCCGACGCACATGTCCCAAACCAACCCAAGCTTCACCTGTCTCCTCTCCTACAACACCATCACCAAACCCCAATATTCTGTCACTACTTAAGGACAACCCACGACCGCTCTCTACACTTTCCACTGCCTCCTCTGAACTCAGTCCCCTCGTTTCATGTCCTGTTTCCCCAACAACTTCACTTGGTTGTCCTCTTCGGTCACTGACCAATAAGAATTATGGAAGACTGAAAGGAGGGTTTACCTCCCTACGTCACGATATAGACCAACTGCTGATAGTCTTAGAGAAGGGAGGACTTGAACAACCCCAACAAATATGTCATGACTCAAAGCAGGATATCACAGGTATGAAAGTAGAACCTGACCTAAATCACAACGGAAATGAAGGTAGCACCACACCAGAACCTGGCTTCAGCTGTACTGGAACAAGCACCACTGCCATGACTGAGGCTGAAAGGAGTCTTCTTCAAGCAGAGGCTCGACGACTAGCATCTGGTTGTCAGCGGGCCACACGTGTAGGCTGGGCTCCTGATGAAGCCCTGCGTTCTTTGTCTAACAGCTTCAGTGCTTTGGTTCAGTTGTCAGCAGCATGTTTACGAACAAACCCTTGCCCTGGTTGTGACATCTGCCATAATGCAAGTCTGGTCCACAAGGACGAGGTTGATGACAACCAGGAACCAATGGAAAAGTTGAAGGAGATCGTGGGATTGTATCGAGAGTTTGTTGTGGCTGTTGAGACAGCTGGAACTGGTGCTCGGGTTGGAGGAAGGAGTACGGATCTCACTGAGTCTGGACGGGGTCAGGGAGAGAGTGATGGAGTGAGGCTACTTGCCAAACGTTGCACTGTACTCATCTCCTCTGTATTTGCCCTAACACAGCTCTTCCGTACACAAACAATAGGGTCCACAGACACGCCTAGACATGTACCTCTCAACTTTTGA
- the frmpd1b gene encoding FERM and PDZ domain-containing protein 1 isoform X1, with product MEEKERCRSRSPSRGASRVQQVVGTIIRRTRESLSRERLLGDGRSQRSNSLSNQNFQAKLTLQINRDPVLDSSTGHGFTMTRNPPLLVRDVITGSPADGILFPGDQVLQINDTALEDLSNEQVDIIVRDLEDCITVTILRHMTNPKSSIMSAEKRARLRSNPVKVRFAEEVLVNGHTQGNSLLFLPNVLKVYLENGQTKAFKFDTTTTVKDIVLTLKDKLSIRAIEYFSLVLEQQYSITKLLLLHEDELIQKVVQKKDSHDYRCLFRVCFIPKDPSDMLQDDPSAFEYFFLQSVGDVLQERFALEMKCNTALRLAALHMHERLDSCGHTRTSIKSITKEFGLDSFISPTLLGNMREKDLRKAISYHLKKIQSLLEPRQKVISATQARLAYLTQLGELISYGGRSYAATMMLQDREVSVNLLVGAKYGMSQVINHKLNMISTLVEFSSITRVELLSESDKVSLLRISLHDMKPFALFMDSLAAKDLGCLLGGYYKLLVDPNVSVFRLGRPKVRVHRIPAEEGVCGKFAVIEGVCYESLSSYVSRCCSDSDDSTDEDDPMDAQGYKCPDPASQDWEERRREEEEKRKEEERKEREEYRGKQEVKIIVTTEGKESESEEDRGATGSGLHKFSVMDEEMNLESGWYHTDPRVTSSFSSLSSSSLSAALEDSNATATVSPSVDARNGPHISENLPNMDIHQPYLQEPKRNKGPLRPTNLNYSGIDNSCLCFADLSKSDFLPSPPGATSDDDDDEDDEEEDEKHGIEKLRRISKIPSSRDLRMIDSMPFERSSIKRKKKTPPKVPLRTSSIPGHKSGHAEQRLSKDEESVFLTPSPNPKPSLHSKETTSDSEDEFFDAQERFTPPVPDLSDMELADQWNANRLSGTKNGFSGLQGKVLSSPLASEVQFSMKKKSEEHRGPTNPDTNQQPSASKPSQKPEVKVKPPLASKPQIPPKPHIILPKSPQHGRSYSHCNGDASGRLSSDLLEMEPDTMEFKSLASGTGRLPLSSPLITAVRYSQQPQQIARVEERTKKKENNPKQNEDLIHENGVLIISNVKPCIPDEKETPEAEGKNSESLLHTKKPLNLPPISGSKCCSKLTLPPPVPPKPTSASNFHPLSLPASSPVSPTDPTKGILKDSISPSNGNRPWSSRNGNVQSAPRRVSLSHESLSPKNTDAPLTLTTSLTSTNSKGVGCLENKEPGRSGSGSDLRTSSSSLGGRLPASSLRGKIQALPWYMTRSQEILGTLDYPSTSSINGDTSGFGSGLSVASGLSDLNKTPVKEKESMSSKSGGKNNILEDGVEVVIATIKEVKEVASHLKKSSGTNGSHPNLSFKDNSSHHGSVSSEQPQSRPHSAVGLGGVSSMQIGGDSPTSSLADSTPPQQHRESCGCRTVYANCFSGDTEDGVSFDEELTIYEFSRRTCPKPTQASPVSSPTTPSPNPNILSLLKDNPRPLSTLSTASSELSPLVSCPVSPTTSLGCPLRSLTNKNYGRLKGGFTSLRHDIDQLLIVLEKGGLEQPQQICHDSKQDITGMKVEPDLNHNGNEGSTTPEPGFSCTGTSTTAMTEAERSLLQAEARRLASGCQRATRVGWAPDEALRSLSNSFSALVQLSAACLRTNPCPGCDICHNASLVHKDEVDDNQEPMEKLKEIVGLYREFVVAVETAGTGARVGGRSTDLTESGRGQGESDGVRLLAKRCTVLISSVFALTQLFRTQTIGSTDTPRHVPLNF from the exons atggaggagaaggagcgaTGTAGGAGCAGGTCTCCATCTCGGGGGGCCAGTCGGGTGCAGCAAGTGGTGGGAACGATAATACGTCGCACTCGAGAGTCGCTCAGCAG AGAGCGATTGCTAGGTGATGGGAGGTCACAGCGCTCCAACAGTCTGTCCAATCAAAACTTCCAGGCCAAGCTGACGCTCCAGATCAACAGGGACCCGGTCCTCGACAGCAGCACGGGACATGGATTCACCATGACCAGAAACCCACCCCTGCTGGTCAGGGATGTCATTACAG GGAGTCCAGCAGATGGGATACTGTTCCCAGGGGACCAGGTGCTGCAGATTAATGATACAGCGCTGGAGGATTTGAGCAACGAGCAGGTGGACATCATCGTAAG GGACTTGGAGGATTGTATCACGGTGACAATCCTGAGGCACATGACA AATCCGAAGTCATCCATCATGTCGGCTGAGAAGCGGGCCCGTCTGAGGAGTAATCCGGTCAAAGTGCGCTTTGCAGAGGAGGTGTTGGTCAATGGGCACACTCAG GGAAactctcttctcttcctgccCAATGTCCTGAAAGTCTATTTAGAGAATGGACAGACAAAGGCCTTTAAGTTTgacaccaccaccactgtcAAG GACATTGTTCTGACTCTGAAGGATAAACTGTCCATCCGGGCCATTGAGTACTTCTCTCTGGTGCTAGAGCAACAATACAGTATCACTAAACTACTGCTGCTGCACGAGGATGAACTCATACAGAAG GTGGTGCAGAAAAAAGACTCCCATGACTACAGATGTCTGTTCAGGGTGTGTTTCATCCCCAAAGACCCTTCAGACATGCTGCAGGATGACCCCTCTGCATTTGAGTACTTCTTTTTACAG AGTGTTGGCGACGTGCTGCAGGAGAGGTTTGCGTTAGAAATGAAGTGTAACACAGCACTTCGCCTGGCTGCCTTGCACATGCATGAGAGACTAGATAGTTGTGGACATACCAGGACCTCTATTAAGAGTATTAC GAAGGAGTTTGGCCTCGACAGCTTCATCTCCCCCACTCTACTAGGCAACATGAGGGAGAAGGACTTGAGGAAAGCCATTAGCTACCACCTCAAAAAGATTCAATCCCTGTTAGAGCCACGCCAGAAG GTAATATCTGCTACTCAGGCTCGTTTGGCCTACCTCACTCAGCTGGGAGAGCTCATCTCATATGGGGGACGATCCTATGCTGCCACAATGATG CTTCAGGACAGGGAGGTGTCAGTCAACCTGCTTGTGGGAGCAAAGTATGGAATGAGCCAAGTCATCAACCACAAGCTCAACATGATTTCTACTCTGGTGGAGTTTAGCAGCATCACGAGAGTGGAGCTGCTGTCGGAGTCGGACAAAGTCAGCTTGCTGCGCATCTCACTACATGATATGAAG CCATTTGCCTTATTCATGGACTCTCTGGCAGCCAAAGACTTAGGGTGTCTGCTGGGAGGCTACTACAAACTCCTTGTGGATCCAAATGTCAGTGTCTTCCGACTGGGGCGCCCAAAAGTGAGGGTGCACCGTATTCCTGCTGAAGAAGGTGTGTGTGGGAAGTTCGCCGTAATTGAGGGCGTGTGCTATGAATCCCTATCAA GTTATGTGTCTCGCTGCTGTAGTGACTCAGATGACTCAACAGATGAAGATGACCCAATGGATGCTCAGGGTTACAAATGCCCGGACCCAGCAAGTCAGGACTGggaagaaagaaggagagaagaggaagaaaagaggaaagaagaagaaagaaaagagagagaagagtacagaggtaaacaggaagtaaaaataaTAGTGACAACAGAAGGTAAAGAAAGTGAGAGTGAAGAAGACAGAGgagcaacaggaagtggtctACATAAATTTAGTGTTATGGATGAAGAAATGAACCTGGAAAGTGGCTGGTACCACACTGACCCACGAGTCACTAGCAGCTTCTCCAGTTTGTCCAGTAGTTCTTTGAGTGCTGCCCTAGAAGACAGCAATGCTACAGCCACAGTCTCACCTTCTGTGGATGCTCGCAACGGACCACACATAAGTGAAAACCTTCCAAACATGGACATTCACCAACCTTACCTCCAAGAGCCAAAACGTAATAAGGGGCCCCTGCGGCCAACCAATCTAAATTACAGCGGAATTGACAATTCTTGCCTTTGCTTTGCTGATCTCTCGAAATCTGATTTCCTTCCCAGTCCACCTGGGGCTacaagtgatgatgatgatgatgaggatgatgaggaggaggatgaaaagCATGGAATAGAGAAACTCAGACGAATTAGTAAGATTCCTAGTTCAAGAGACTTGAGAATGATTGACAGCATGCCCTTTGAAAGATCatccattaaaagaaaaaaaaagacccctCCCAAAGTCCCATTAAGAACAAGCTCAATTCCTGGACACAAATCTGGACATGCTGAGCAACGCCTTTCCAAGGATGAAGAAAGTGTATTCCTGACACCTTCACCCAACCCCAAACCATCTCTACATTCCAAAGAGACTACCTCAGATTCTGAAGATGAGTTTTTTGATGCACAGGAGAGATTTACTCCCCCAGTTCCTGATCTATCAG ACATGGAGCTGGCTGATCAGTGGAATGCCAATCGGTTGAGTGGAACCAAGAATGGATTTTCCGGTCTCCAAGGAAAAGTACTATCTTCTCCGCTTGCCAGTGAAGTGCAATtctctatgaaaaaaaaaagtgaggaaCATAGAGGCCCCACAAATCCAGATACCAACCAGCAGCCTAGTGCATCAAAACCATCTCAAAAACCTGAAGTGAAGGTCAAACCACCATTGGCATCTAAGCCCCAAATTCCACCTAAACCTCATATCATTCTTCCCAAATCCCCTCAGCATGGAAGATCATATTCTCACTGCAATGGGGATGCCTCTGGACGTCTGTCCTCTGACCTCCTGGAAATGGAGCCAGACACCATGGAGTTCAAATCTCTTGCATCTGGGACAGGTAGACTCCCTCTCTCATCACCCTTGATAACAGCAGTGAGGTATAGCCAGCAACCACAACAAATTGCACGAGTGGAGGAAAGgacaaagaagaaagaaaacaacccGAAACAGAATGAAGATCTGATACATGAGAATGGAGTACTTATTATTTCCAATGTCAAACCATGCATACCTGATGAAAAGGAAACCCCTGAAGCTGAAGGGAAAAACAGTGAGTCTCTCTTGCATACAAAAAAGCCCCTTAACCTACCCCCTATCTCGGGTTCTAAATGTTGTTCAAAGCTAacccttcctcctccagtgCCTCCCAAACCCACTTCTGCCTCCAACTTTCATCCCTTATCACTACCGGCTAGTTCTCCTGTTTCCCCAACTGATCCAACCAAAGGAATCTTAAAGGATAGCATAAGTCCATCAAATGGTAACCGCCCTTGGAGCAGCCGCAATGGCAATGTCCAGTCAGCACCCAGGAGGGTGTCTTTAAGTCACGAAAGCCTGTCACCAAAAAATACAGATGCACCTCTTACCCTTACTACCTCCCTCACCTCCACAAACTCCAAAGGTGTGGGGTGCTTAGAAAACAAAGAGCCTGGAAGATCTGGATCCGGTTCTGACTTGAGGACCAGCTCTTCCAGCCTGGGAGGCAGACTGCCAGCTTCTTCCCTTAGAGGGAAGATCCAAGCTTTGCCATGGTATATGACCCGTTCCCAAGAGATTTTGGGAACTCTGGACTATCCCTCCACTAGCTCCATCAATGGAGACACGTCTGGGTTTGGCTCTGGTTTGTCTGTAGCTAGCGGTTTGTCAGACTTAAACAAGACCCCTGTTAAGGAGAAAGAGTCCATGTCATCTAAATCTGGagggaaaaataacattttggaGGATGGAGTGGAGGTTGTCATAGCCACCATAAAAGAGGTTAAGGAAGTGGCCTCACACTTGAAAAAGTCCAGTGGGACAAACGGCTCCCATCCTAATCTTAGTTTCAAAGATAACAGTTCACACCATGGTAGTGTTTCTTCAGAACAACCTCAGTCAAGGCCCCATTCAGCAGTGGGGCTCGGAGGTGTGTCTAGCATGCAAATTGGGGGTGACTCACCAACCTCCTCTCTTGCAGATAGCACTCCTCCCCAGCAGCACCGGGAATCTTGTGGCTGCCGTACCGTTTATGCAAACTGTTTTAGTGGAGACACTGAAGATGGCGTAAGCTTTGATGAAGAGCTTACCATTTATGAATTCTCCCGACGCACATGTCCCAAACCAACCCAAGCTTCACCTGTCTCCTCTCCTACAACACCATCACCAAACCCCAATATTCTGTCACTACTTAAGGACAACCCACGACCGCTCTCTACACTTTCCACTGCCTCCTCTGAACTCAGTCCCCTCGTTTCATGTCCTGTTTCCCCAACAACTTCACTTGGTTGTCCTCTTCGGTCACTGACCAATAAGAATTATGGAAGACTGAAAGGAGGGTTTACCTCCCTACGTCACGATATAGACCAACTGCTGATAGTCTTAGAGAAGGGAGGACTTGAACAACCCCAACAAATATGTCATGACTCAAAGCAGGATATCACAGGTATGAAAGTAGAACCTGACCTAAATCACAACGGAAATGAAGGTAGCACCACACCAGAACCTGGCTTCAGCTGTACTGGAACAAGCACCACTGCCATGACTGAGGCTGAAAGGAGTCTTCTTCAAGCAGAGGCTCGACGACTAGCATCTGGTTGTCAGCGGGCCACACGTGTAGGCTGGGCTCCTGATGAAGCCCTGCGTTCTTTGTCTAACAGCTTCAGTGCTTTGGTTCAGTTGTCAGCAGCATGTTTACGAACAAACCCTTGCCCTGGTTGTGACATCTGCCATAATGCAAGTCTGGTCCACAAGGACGAGGTTGATGACAACCAGGAACCAATGGAAAAGTTGAAGGAGATCGTGGGATTGTATCGAGAGTTTGTTGTGGCTGTTGAGACAGCTGGAACTGGTGCTCGGGTTGGAGGAAGGAGTACGGATCTCACTGAGTCTGGACGGGGTCAGGGAGAGAGTGATGGAGTGAGGCTACTTGCCAAACGTTGCACTGTACTCATCTCCTCTGTATTTGCCCTAACACAGCTCTTCCGTACACAAACAATAGGGTCCACAGACACGCCTAGACATGTACCTCTCAACTTTTGA
- the tomm5 gene encoding mitochondrial import receptor subunit TOM5 homolog — MFKLEGLGPKLDPEEMKKKMRQDVISSVRNFLIYVVLLRATPYVLKKLDSI, encoded by the exons ATGTTTAAATTGGAGGGACTCGGACCAAAATTGGATccggaggagatgaagaagaaaatgcGACAAGATGTCATTTCGTCTGTACGAAACTTTCTAATTTACGTCGTTCTTCTGAGAGCCA CTCCATATGTGTTAAAGAAGCTGGACAGTATATGA